In Actinoplanes derwentensis, the following proteins share a genomic window:
- a CDS encoding phytanoyl-CoA dioxygenase family protein, which translates to MDDATLTARFVRDGFVKLAGAVAPRVAADGARLLWRETGCDPDDPATWTKPVHWVAEMGQGPFAAAPNSPYLHHAYDLLAGPGRWRPRYSLGSFPLRFPHETEPDDAGWHIEGSYLPEGESWYFTNLRSRGRALLMLFLFSEVGVADAPTRIRVGSHLDVPKVLAGYGEDGASGLKLAPDLVAASDHRPEALATGSPGDVFLCHPFLVHAAQPHHGVRPRFMAQPPLMPDAPYELERADGDYSPVEITIRRGLA; encoded by the coding sequence ATGGATGACGCCACTCTGACAGCTCGGTTTGTTCGGGACGGGTTCGTGAAACTGGCGGGTGCCGTCGCGCCGCGTGTCGCCGCGGACGGTGCTCGGTTGCTCTGGCGGGAGACCGGCTGTGACCCGGACGATCCGGCGACGTGGACGAAACCGGTGCACTGGGTGGCCGAGATGGGGCAGGGACCGTTCGCGGCCGCGCCCAACTCGCCGTACCTGCACCACGCCTACGACCTGCTCGCCGGGCCGGGACGGTGGCGGCCACGGTACTCGCTGGGCTCCTTCCCGCTACGGTTCCCGCACGAGACGGAACCGGACGACGCGGGCTGGCACATCGAGGGCAGCTACCTGCCGGAGGGCGAGAGCTGGTACTTCACCAATCTTCGCTCGCGGGGGCGTGCCCTGTTGATGCTGTTCCTGTTCAGTGAGGTCGGTGTGGCGGACGCCCCGACCCGGATCCGGGTCGGTTCGCACCTGGACGTGCCGAAGGTGCTGGCCGGGTACGGGGAGGACGGCGCGAGCGGGCTGAAGCTCGCCCCCGATCTGGTGGCGGCTTCCGATCACCGGCCGGAAGCCCTCGCCACCGGTTCGCCTGGCGACGTGTTCCTGTGCCACCCGTTCCTGGTGCACGCGGCGCAACCACATCACGGGGTGCGGCCGCGTTTCATGGCCCAGCCACCGCTGATGCCGGACGCGCCGTACGAACTGGAGCGGGCCGACGGCGACTACTCCCCCGTGGAGATCACGATCCGCCGCGGGCTTGCCTGA
- a CDS encoding class I SAM-dependent methyltransferase has product MDHPARQYWNTIGAAKEFTHPVDLSWMAGTRRDARVLDYGCGYGRVTAILADAGFTRVSGVDVSAALIERGRKLRPGLDLSLIAAPPGLDAAAGSFDVIVLFAVLTCVPGDDEQRAVVAELDRVLAPGGLIYISDLLLQTDERHLRRYAGGSPYGVFTTGDGAVCRHHSPEHLRGLFDPFQPVAERRVEVATMNGNTAQALQVLVRKGDRHG; this is encoded by the coding sequence ATGGATCATCCTGCCCGGCAATATTGGAACACGATCGGCGCGGCCAAGGAGTTCACCCACCCGGTGGATCTTTCCTGGATGGCCGGGACCAGGCGGGACGCCCGGGTGCTGGATTACGGGTGCGGCTACGGGCGGGTCACCGCGATTCTGGCGGACGCCGGCTTCACCCGGGTCTCCGGGGTGGACGTCTCCGCCGCCCTGATCGAGCGCGGGCGGAAGCTGCGGCCGGGCCTCGATCTCAGCCTGATCGCGGCGCCGCCCGGACTGGACGCGGCGGCCGGGAGTTTCGACGTCATCGTGCTGTTCGCGGTGCTCACCTGTGTTCCGGGGGACGACGAGCAGCGGGCCGTGGTCGCTGAACTCGACCGGGTACTGGCGCCCGGTGGGCTGATCTACATCAGTGATCTGTTGCTGCAGACCGATGAACGCCATCTGCGGCGATACGCCGGGGGCTCCCCCTACGGTGTGTTCACCACCGGAGACGGTGCGGTCTGCCGGCATCATTCGCCGGAACATCTCCGTGGGCTGTTCGACCCATTTCAGCCGGTGGCCGAACGCCGTGTCGAGGTCGCGACGATGAACGGGAACACCGCGCAGGCGCTGCAGGTGCTGGTGCGCAAAGGTGACCGGCATGGCTGA
- a CDS encoding ectoine synthase — translation MIIRHLENVKTVEWGNGVSRRFLVESDRIGYTITDTVVRAGTKSLLEYRNHLESCYCIEGSGEVVDMDGNSHPIVPGTLYSLNEHDAHYLVAGPHEDLRLVCVFTPALRGDEVHDLDGSSSSHY, via the coding sequence GTGATCATCCGTCACCTGGAGAACGTCAAGACCGTCGAATGGGGCAACGGCGTCAGCCGCCGTTTCCTGGTGGAGAGCGACCGGATCGGCTACACCATCACCGACACGGTGGTCCGGGCCGGCACCAAGTCGCTGCTGGAGTACCGCAACCACCTCGAGTCCTGCTACTGCATCGAGGGCTCCGGCGAGGTCGTCGACATGGACGGCAACTCCCACCCGATCGTGCCGGGCACGCTCTACTCGCTCAACGAACACGACGCGCACTACCTGGTGGCGGGCCCGCACGAGGACCTCCGCCTGGTCTGTGTGTTCACGCCCGCCCTGCGTGGCGACGAGGTGCACGACCTCGACGGCAGCAGCTCCAGCCACTACTGA
- a CDS encoding beta/alpha barrel domain-containing protein, producing MSGFLSALLSAELPLIMEIKPRDPDGTDLLGGRSAAEVVDTYERAGAPCLSVVTGHWFGGSADLLREVTRRTGKPVLQKDFITRREQLATARDLGASAVLLTAGLLPSAVLARMVTAALAAGLTPFVEVTTEREIAAVPHAGECVLAVNNKDIKVRERGTADLTRSAVLLPALLAAGTRCPVSASGIRDATVAAGLLGQGFAGLLIGTSLLRSTDVTAWADEVRRLRR from the coding sequence TTGTCCGGATTCCTGTCCGCGCTGTTGTCCGCCGAACTTCCGCTGATCATGGAGATCAAGCCGCGTGATCCGGACGGCACCGATCTGCTGGGCGGACGCAGCGCGGCGGAGGTCGTGGACACCTACGAGCGGGCCGGCGCGCCATGCCTGTCGGTGGTCACCGGGCACTGGTTCGGCGGTTCGGCGGACCTGCTGCGGGAGGTGACCCGGCGTACCGGGAAACCGGTCCTGCAGAAGGATTTCATCACCCGTCGGGAGCAGCTGGCCACCGCCCGGGATCTGGGCGCGTCGGCGGTGCTGCTGACCGCCGGCCTGCTGCCGTCGGCCGTCCTGGCCCGGATGGTCACCGCGGCGCTCGCCGCCGGCCTCACCCCGTTCGTCGAGGTCACCACCGAGCGGGAGATCGCCGCGGTTCCGCACGCCGGCGAGTGCGTGCTGGCGGTCAACAACAAGGACATCAAGGTCCGCGAGCGCGGTACGGCCGACCTCACCCGCAGCGCCGTGCTCCTGCCGGCGCTGCTGGCCGCCGGGACCCGCTGCCCGGTCAGCGCGAGCGGGATCCGGGACGCCACGGTGGCCGCCGGACTGCTCGGCCAGGGGTTCGCCGGGCTGCTGATCGGCACGTCCCTGCTTCGTAGCACCGACGTCACCGCCTGGGCCGACGAGGTGCGCCGGCTGAGACGCTGA
- a CDS encoding anthrone oxygenase family protein — protein MSYPPYARPHPAVPPQAGPSPAKPAGSRPVTVTLIAGLICMGLMAGLFFGFTVSVMPGLAAGDDLTFVTAMQNINDKIENGLFGLVFTGAFAFPVIAAVQLLRRRRWAAAIWTAAAAFAYLLVLGLTMAVEIPLNETLAAAGDPSRIADPARVRHDFATVWVPVNDLRTVLNLAGLALLAPALYLHGKTSAGAPGRG, from the coding sequence ATGTCCTACCCTCCGTATGCTCGGCCGCACCCCGCCGTACCCCCGCAGGCCGGCCCGTCCCCGGCGAAGCCGGCCGGTTCACGCCCGGTGACCGTGACGCTGATCGCCGGCCTGATCTGCATGGGCCTGATGGCCGGGCTCTTCTTCGGCTTCACCGTCTCGGTCATGCCGGGGCTGGCCGCCGGCGACGATCTGACCTTCGTCACGGCGATGCAGAACATCAACGACAAGATCGAGAACGGGCTGTTCGGCCTGGTCTTCACCGGGGCCTTCGCCTTCCCGGTGATCGCCGCCGTGCAACTGCTGCGCCGCCGCCGGTGGGCCGCCGCGATCTGGACCGCGGCGGCCGCGTTCGCCTACCTGCTGGTGCTCGGCCTGACCATGGCGGTGGAGATCCCGCTCAACGAGACCCTGGCGGCGGCCGGGGATCCGAGCCGGATCGCCGACCCGGCCCGGGTGCGCCACGACTTCGCGACCGTGTGGGTGCCGGTGAACGATCTGCGGACCGTTCTCAACCTGGCCGGCCTGGCGCTGCTGGCGCCGGCGCTCTACCTGCACGGCAAGACGTCGGCCGGCGCACCGGGACGTGGCTGA
- a CDS encoding acyl-CoA dehydrogenase family protein, producing the protein MSVDRLLPTPEAHDLLDLTTDLAGRELAGKVDDFEARGEFPREVLRTLGRSGLLGLPYPEADGGAGQPYEVYVQVLEILAGTWLGIAEAVSVHTLSCFPVAGFGTPEQRKMLPDMLGGELLGAYALSEPHGGSDAAGLTTRAVADGDDYVLNGTKAWITHGGKADFYNIFCRTGGAGARGISCVLADASTPGLLPQAPERLMGLRSSAPAQIVLEDARVPRDRLVGGENEGFGIAMQALDAGRLGIAACAVGLAQSAVDYATAYAREREQFGKPIASFQGLGFMLADMATQVSAARALLLNAARLKDAGRPFTIEAAKAKLFATDMAMKVTTDAVQVLGGYGYSADHPVERWFREAKVLQIVEGTNQIQRLVIARSMTKG; encoded by the coding sequence ATGAGCGTTGACCGACTGCTTCCCACCCCTGAAGCACACGACCTGCTCGACCTCACCACCGACCTCGCCGGGCGGGAACTCGCCGGCAAGGTCGACGACTTCGAGGCGCGCGGCGAGTTCCCCCGCGAGGTGCTGCGGACACTGGGCCGTTCCGGGCTGCTCGGGCTGCCCTATCCGGAGGCCGACGGTGGCGCCGGTCAACCGTACGAGGTCTATGTCCAAGTCCTGGAGATCCTGGCGGGCACCTGGCTGGGCATCGCCGAAGCGGTCAGCGTGCACACCCTGTCGTGTTTCCCGGTGGCCGGGTTCGGCACTCCGGAGCAGCGCAAGATGCTGCCCGACATGCTCGGCGGAGAGCTGCTGGGGGCCTACGCGCTCTCCGAACCGCACGGCGGCAGCGACGCGGCGGGCCTGACCACCCGCGCGGTCGCCGACGGTGACGACTACGTGCTCAACGGCACGAAAGCCTGGATCACCCACGGCGGAAAAGCCGACTTCTACAACATCTTCTGCCGTACGGGTGGGGCCGGCGCCCGAGGCATCTCCTGCGTGCTCGCCGACGCCTCCACGCCGGGTCTGCTGCCGCAGGCGCCTGAGCGGCTGATGGGCCTGCGCTCGTCGGCACCGGCGCAGATCGTCCTGGAGGACGCCCGGGTTCCGAGAGATCGCCTGGTCGGTGGGGAGAACGAGGGTTTCGGCATCGCGATGCAGGCGCTCGACGCGGGCCGTCTCGGCATCGCCGCCTGCGCGGTCGGCCTGGCCCAGTCCGCGGTCGACTACGCGACCGCCTACGCCCGGGAGCGCGAGCAGTTCGGGAAGCCGATCGCGTCGTTCCAGGGCCTCGGGTTCATGCTCGCCGACATGGCCACCCAGGTGTCCGCGGCTCGGGCGCTGCTGCTGAACGCGGCCCGGCTCAAGGACGCCGGGCGCCCGTTCACGATCGAGGCGGCGAAGGCGAAACTGTTCGCCACCGACATGGCGATGAAGGTCACCACCGACGCGGTGCAGGTGCTCGGGGGGTACGGGTACTCCGCCGACCACCCGGTGGAGCGCTGGTTCCGGGAGGCGAAGGTGCTGCAGATCGTCGAGGGCACGAACCAGATCCAGCGGTTGGTGATCGCCCGTTCGATGACGAAGGGCTGA
- a CDS encoding ATP-binding cassette domain-containing protein yields MSLDTTMDVLPGGARGHRNIPPDIAAEILLRPAARDRVVRCRGLSYRAEGQTLVDGVSFDIHVGEAFGLFGTDAAARSAIVAMVCGLLESGTGSVHLFDRPIERIEPAALPATVGYVARSAVVLSSGTLGENLALWARIGGLPESEHQLRIAGALALVGLTTRRDDPVSRCTGGTLRELSVAAALLHQPRLLVLDEPGAGLTPRGRTRLGATLAGLRDSGVALLCSGPAASDFPALCRSAAYLENGRLSLQPAA; encoded by the coding sequence ATGTCGCTGGACACAACCATGGACGTGCTGCCGGGCGGAGCCCGCGGCCACCGCAACATTCCACCCGACATCGCCGCGGAGATCCTGCTGCGCCCGGCCGCCCGGGACCGGGTGGTCCGCTGCCGCGGGCTGTCCTACCGGGCCGAGGGGCAGACCCTCGTCGACGGTGTCTCGTTCGACATCCACGTCGGTGAGGCCTTCGGCCTGTTCGGCACCGACGCCGCCGCCCGCTCGGCGATCGTCGCCATGGTGTGCGGCCTGCTCGAATCCGGCACCGGTTCGGTTCATCTGTTCGACCGTCCGATCGAGCGGATCGAACCGGCCGCGCTACCGGCCACCGTCGGTTACGTCGCCCGCAGCGCCGTCGTCCTCAGCTCCGGCACCCTCGGCGAGAACCTGGCGCTGTGGGCCCGGATCGGCGGCCTGCCCGAGAGCGAGCACCAACTGCGCATCGCCGGGGCCCTGGCCCTGGTCGGGCTGACCACCCGGCGCGACGACCCGGTGTCCCGCTGCACCGGCGGCACCCTGCGCGAACTCAGCGTCGCGGCGGCCCTGCTGCACCAGCCGCGGCTGCTCGTCCTCGACGAACCTGGCGCCGGGCTCACCCCGCGTGGCCGGACCCGCCTCGGCGCCACCCTGGCGGGACTGCGGGACAGCGGCGTGGCCCTGCTCTGCTCCGGGCCGGCCGCGTCGGACTTCCCCGCCCTCTGCCGGTCGGCGGCCTACCTCGAGAACGGCCGGCTGTCTCTGCAACCGGCTGCTTGA
- a CDS encoding acyl-CoA dehydrogenase family protein, whose protein sequence is MIEWNDDQVALRDGLSRWNDALSSGHVEGDAAGTFHWDKWKLIRETGILGLPFGARWDGLDQDLLTTMYVLEGLGEGCRDGGLNFSVTTSLASVGVPLQKFGRPELRDRFLPRICSGESIGAHAITEADGGSDALKMRTRAERDGDHFVLHGAKTFVSNGPIADLIMVYARSHPEGGALGVTAFLLERDTPGLSVGGPIHKMGLRTSPLSEIFLDGCRVPAANVVGRVGGGFLVLDHVMKREILFSFIVNAGEMAHRLRRCVEYARTRIQFGKPIGANQQIANKIVDMKIRLETARKWLYDTAVELERGQDVTAGIAIAKLLTSQANLDSGLDAVQIFGGNGYMAEYGLEKDLRNAVAGTIYSGTNEIQYNRIASTLGL, encoded by the coding sequence ATGATCGAATGGAACGACGACCAGGTCGCCCTCCGCGACGGCCTGAGCCGCTGGAACGACGCCCTCAGCTCCGGACACGTCGAAGGTGACGCGGCCGGGACGTTCCACTGGGACAAGTGGAAGCTCATCCGGGAGACCGGCATCCTGGGCCTGCCGTTCGGGGCCCGCTGGGACGGTCTGGACCAGGACCTGCTCACCACGATGTACGTGCTGGAGGGCCTCGGCGAAGGCTGCCGCGACGGTGGCCTGAACTTCTCCGTGACCACCAGCCTGGCCAGTGTCGGCGTTCCCCTGCAGAAGTTCGGCCGCCCGGAACTGCGCGACAGGTTCCTGCCACGGATCTGTTCCGGCGAGTCGATCGGAGCCCACGCCATCACCGAGGCGGACGGTGGCTCCGATGCCCTGAAGATGCGAACCCGGGCCGAACGCGACGGCGACCATTTCGTCCTCCATGGCGCCAAGACGTTCGTCAGCAACGGCCCGATCGCAGACCTGATCATGGTTTATGCCCGCTCCCACCCCGAGGGTGGTGCTCTGGGGGTGACCGCGTTCCTGCTGGAACGGGACACTCCCGGTCTGAGCGTGGGCGGTCCCATCCACAAGATGGGACTGCGCACGTCGCCACTGAGCGAGATCTTCCTGGACGGCTGCCGCGTCCCGGCGGCCAACGTGGTCGGTCGCGTCGGCGGCGGATTCCTGGTCCTCGACCACGTGATGAAACGGGAGATCCTGTTCTCCTTCATCGTCAACGCCGGTGAGATGGCCCATCGACTGCGGCGCTGCGTCGAGTACGCCCGCACCCGCATCCAGTTCGGTAAACCGATCGGCGCCAACCAGCAGATCGCCAACAAGATCGTGGACATGAAGATCCGCCTGGAGACCGCCCGCAAGTGGCTCTACGACACCGCCGTCGAGCTCGAACGTGGCCAGGACGTCACCGCCGGCATCGCGATCGCGAAACTGCTCACCAGCCAGGCCAATCTCGACTCCGGACTCGACGCGGTCCAGATCTTCGGCGGCAACGGCTACATGGCGGAGTACGGGTTGGAGAAGGACCTGCGCAACGCCGTCGCGGGGACCATCTACTCCGGCACCAACGAGATCCAGTACAACCGCATCGCCTCGACGTTGGGGTTGTGA
- a CDS encoding 4'-phosphopantetheinyl transferase family protein: MLADLLPPGVRCAVAFDDGTPAPLFPEELVLVAGSTAERRREYATVRMCARRALAELGRPPVAIVRGPGGAPRWPAGIVGSLTHCRGFRGAAVAESTATASLGIDAEPAGALPDGVLGLITSAAERDDLARLTAVRADLPWDRLLFCAKEAFYKAWFPLTGRWLGFRDAVVTIEPDGRFTAVPVAAQPGEPRMCSGRWGVHDDLLLATVAVPAGVQPRPGAPADVLPCR; encoded by the coding sequence GTGCTCGCCGATCTCCTGCCGCCCGGGGTGCGGTGTGCCGTCGCGTTCGACGACGGCACACCCGCCCCGCTGTTCCCGGAGGAGCTGGTGCTCGTCGCCGGTTCCACCGCGGAGCGCCGCCGCGAGTACGCCACCGTGCGGATGTGTGCCCGCCGGGCCCTGGCCGAACTCGGCCGTCCGCCGGTGGCAATCGTGCGCGGGCCGGGCGGTGCACCCCGCTGGCCCGCGGGGATCGTCGGCAGCCTGACCCACTGCCGGGGCTTCCGGGGCGCGGCGGTCGCCGAGAGCACGGCCACCGCTTCGCTGGGCATCGACGCGGAACCGGCCGGTGCTCTCCCGGACGGGGTGCTCGGTTTGATCACTTCCGCAGCGGAACGTGACGATCTCGCGCGACTCACCGCCGTACGCGCTGATCTGCCGTGGGATCGTCTGTTGTTCTGTGCCAAGGAAGCCTTCTACAAGGCGTGGTTCCCGCTCACCGGCCGATGGCTGGGTTTCCGGGACGCGGTGGTGACGATCGAACCGGACGGCCGGTTCACCGCCGTGCCGGTCGCCGCACAGCCGGGTGAGCCCCGGATGTGCAGCGGTCGCTGGGGTGTTCACGATGATCTCCTGTTGGCCACGGTCGCCGTGCCCGCCGGCGTTCAGCCACGTCCCGGTGCGCCGGCCGACGTCTTGCCGTGCAGGTAG
- a CDS encoding hemerythrin domain-containing protein has protein sequence MHPAMSSENGVHTLPEHLQAFALMHVGMRRDARRLVDAAPNVTPGTASALNSWWRQLHDVIDWHHRSEDDVLWPSLRALVPEFGAIEREMLHDHSALEESMAQVSANMRRSTGMAALAPAAHRFHQILVDHLRHEEAAIFPVLAGNLTIAQYTSIEQRIIGSAPPRVMSYLQPWMFDEADPSVTRQVGAGIPTPLRLLGNTLLRIRYQRTVDPVLALR, from the coding sequence GTGCACCCAGCCATGTCCAGTGAGAACGGTGTCCACACGCTACCGGAGCATCTGCAGGCGTTCGCGCTGATGCACGTGGGGATGCGCCGTGACGCCAGAAGGCTGGTGGACGCGGCACCGAACGTGACACCGGGCACCGCGTCCGCGCTGAACTCCTGGTGGCGGCAGCTGCACGACGTCATCGACTGGCACCACCGCAGTGAGGACGACGTGCTCTGGCCGTCACTGCGGGCCCTGGTGCCGGAGTTCGGCGCCATCGAGCGGGAGATGCTGCACGACCACTCCGCGCTGGAGGAGTCGATGGCCCAGGTCTCGGCGAACATGCGCCGGTCGACCGGGATGGCCGCGCTGGCGCCCGCCGCACACCGGTTCCATCAGATCCTGGTCGACCACCTGCGGCACGAGGAGGCCGCGATCTTCCCGGTGCTGGCCGGCAACCTGACCATCGCGCAGTACACCTCCATCGAACAGCGCATCATCGGCTCCGCACCGCCCCGGGTCATGTCGTACCTGCAGCCGTGGATGTTCGACGAGGCCGACCCGTCGGTGACCCGGCAGGTCGGCGCCGGCATCCCGACACCACTGCGGCTGCTCGGCAACACCCTGCTGCGCATCCGCTACCAGCGGACGGTCGATCCCGTCCTGGCGCTGCGCTGA
- a CDS encoding anthrone oxygenase family protein, with protein sequence MTDPVRTTTLFIAAISLGLMAGLFYGYAGSVMPALRRADDHTVIDVMQRINVAIQNPLFGLLFTGALIATGVAAFQQFSAGHTAVWVPLVIGLVLYLATMAITFGVNIPLNNRLAAAGPARGIADPQRVRGEFFDRWVRAHHQRTLTCTGAFAAIVWSLIAYGQI encoded by the coding sequence ATGACCGACCCGGTACGGACCACGACCCTGTTCATCGCCGCCATCTCGCTGGGACTGATGGCCGGGCTGTTCTACGGGTACGCGGGCTCCGTGATGCCGGCTCTACGACGGGCCGACGACCACACGGTCATCGACGTCATGCAACGGATCAACGTCGCCATCCAGAACCCGCTGTTCGGCCTGTTGTTCACCGGGGCGCTGATCGCGACCGGCGTCGCCGCGTTCCAGCAGTTCAGCGCCGGGCACACCGCGGTGTGGGTGCCGCTGGTGATCGGGCTCGTGCTGTACCTGGCCACGATGGCGATCACCTTCGGGGTGAACATCCCGCTCAACAATCGACTGGCGGCGGCCGGCCCGGCCCGTGGGATCGCCGACCCCCAGCGGGTCCGTGGCGAGTTCTTCGACCGCTGGGTCCGCGCCCACCACCAGCGCACTCTCACCTGCACGGGGGCATTCGCCGCGATCGTCTGGTCGCTGATCGCGTACGGGCAGATCTGA
- a CDS encoding HPF/RaiA family ribosome-associated protein has translation MSAVANPATIAECLRMGAGFSQGDRNWIEELLGTLDTRLASFHADSTALEISVKDRTSPGQKVTLECWVSGGDKVVTTSSEDDLHAAVMDCRDDLRRRLNDAKTRQEPRHNRHLRDVPQPAPVDLPG, from the coding sequence ATGAGTGCCGTCGCCAACCCGGCCACCATCGCGGAATGTCTGCGCATGGGGGCCGGATTCTCGCAGGGTGACCGGAACTGGATCGAAGAGCTGCTCGGCACCCTGGACACCCGGCTCGCCTCGTTCCACGCCGACTCCACCGCCCTGGAGATCTCGGTCAAGGACCGCACCTCCCCGGGCCAGAAGGTGACCCTGGAGTGCTGGGTCAGCGGCGGCGACAAGGTGGTGACGACGTCCTCCGAGGATGATCTGCACGCGGCCGTGATGGATTGCCGCGACGACCTCCGGCGGCGGCTCAACGACGCCAAGACCCGCCAGGAGCCCCGGCACAACCGGCACCTGCGCGATGTGCCCCAGCCGGCCCCGGTCGACCTGCCGGGCTAG
- a CDS encoding phosphoribosylanthranilate isomerase, with product MTGRRGALLKVCGATSATEVRLLAEAGADYVGLWFGVTGGPADLTVDELVTLAGEARAAGIHPVLVTFLGAVDALHEAITRSGIRHLQLHAYQAPGAVAALRRAHDGLSVLKVLHLRDGQCLEERFIGAYQRAGTTMFLLDKTTATGRVGSTGHRLDPAEVRALMPRLSVPFLLAGGVSADSGGYHDLIGGPSLHGVDVDTGARDPLGGFDSGRISSIARAWQPFPDPLR from the coding sequence GTGACCGGCCGGCGAGGCGCCCTGCTGAAAGTATGCGGCGCCACCTCCGCGACCGAGGTCCGGCTGCTGGCCGAGGCCGGGGCCGACTACGTCGGGCTCTGGTTCGGCGTGACCGGCGGCCCGGCCGATCTCACAGTGGACGAGCTGGTGACGCTGGCCGGGGAAGCCCGCGCCGCGGGGATCCACCCGGTGCTCGTCACCTTCCTCGGCGCGGTCGACGCCCTGCACGAGGCGATCACCCGGTCCGGGATCCGGCACCTGCAACTACACGCCTACCAGGCGCCGGGGGCGGTGGCCGCGCTGCGCCGCGCCCACGACGGCCTGAGCGTCCTCAAGGTGCTGCACCTGCGGGACGGGCAGTGCCTGGAGGAGCGTTTCATCGGCGCCTACCAGCGGGCCGGGACGACGATGTTCCTGCTCGACAAGACCACCGCCACCGGCCGGGTCGGCAGCACCGGACACCGGCTGGACCCGGCCGAGGTGCGGGCGCTGATGCCCCGGCTGTCGGTGCCCTTCCTGCTGGCCGGTGGGGTCTCCGCGGACAGCGGCGGCTACCACGACCTGATCGGTGGCCCCAGCCTGCACGGTGTCGACGTCGACACCGGCGCCCGCGACCCGCTCGGCGGTTTCGACTCCGGGCGGATCAGTTCGATCGCCCGGGCCTGGCAACCCTTTCCCGACCCGCTGAGGTGA
- the trpA gene encoding tryptophan synthase subunit alpha, whose amino-acid sequence MAEFFDGGSGLALFLNAGDPPLDVLRDVVLALDEAGVACLELAVPFPGSVTDGPVVRRSAQRALRDGVDLDAVLTFVTGVRPALRRMRIALLADWSHSLKGRSLPVTIERIAASGADGVLLHALPPRLRPAYYESARAAGLPVVTTCYHGTSRPEVLAEAAAEASAYVYLVAHYGRSGTAPAAGYGDLSVSVAALRTGTTAPIAVGFGVRTPQDVAAVRATGADGVIVGSAGVARVETALAEGRDVVTVLRDFVHHLDPLTTNRSPA is encoded by the coding sequence ATGGCTGAGTTCTTCGACGGCGGTTCCGGCCTGGCCCTGTTCCTGAACGCCGGTGATCCGCCGCTGGACGTGCTGCGCGACGTCGTCCTCGCCCTCGACGAGGCCGGGGTCGCCTGCCTGGAACTGGCCGTGCCGTTCCCCGGTTCGGTGACCGACGGGCCGGTGGTCCGGCGCTCGGCGCAGCGGGCCCTGCGCGACGGCGTCGACCTGGACGCGGTGCTGACCTTCGTCACCGGTGTGCGGCCCGCGCTGCGGCGGATGCGGATCGCGCTGCTGGCGGACTGGAGCCACAGCCTGAAAGGGCGTTCCCTGCCGGTGACGATCGAACGGATCGCGGCGTCCGGCGCCGACGGGGTGCTGCTGCACGCCCTGCCACCGCGCCTGCGGCCGGCCTACTACGAGTCGGCGCGGGCCGCCGGGCTCCCGGTCGTCACCACCTGTTACCACGGCACCTCCCGTCCGGAGGTGCTGGCCGAGGCGGCCGCGGAGGCTTCCGCGTACGTCTACCTCGTCGCCCACTACGGCCGCAGCGGCACCGCGCCGGCGGCCGGATACGGCGACCTGAGTGTGTCCGTCGCAGCGTTGCGTACGGGTACCACGGCACCGATAGCCGTCGGCTTCGGTGTCCGGACGCCCCAGGACGTGGCGGCCGTACGCGCCACCGGTGCCGACGGTGTGATCGTCGGCAGTGCCGGTGTCGCCCGGGTCGAAACGGCTCTGGCCGAGGGACGGGACGTCGTCACCGTGCTGCGGGACTTCGTCCACCACCTCGATCCGCTCACTACGAACAGGAGTCCCGCGTGA
- a CDS encoding Lrp/AsnC family transcriptional regulator, with the protein MEEIDRAVVSALTADGRLSYTDLAERVGLSVSAVHQRVRRLEQRGVIDGYTARVSYEALGLPLTAFVAIRPFDPSQPDDAPERLAHLAEIDSCYSVAGEDFYLLLVRVQSPADLERLLQDIRTAANVTTRTTVVLSTPYEHRPPRIATPAE; encoded by the coding sequence GTGGAAGAGATCGACCGGGCTGTCGTGTCGGCCCTGACCGCGGACGGCCGGTTGTCGTATACGGACTTGGCCGAGCGGGTGGGCCTGAGTGTCTCCGCCGTGCACCAGCGCGTTCGCCGTCTCGAACAGCGCGGGGTGATCGACGGTTACACGGCCCGGGTGTCGTACGAGGCCTTGGGCCTGCCGTTGACCGCGTTCGTGGCGATCCGCCCGTTCGACCCCTCCCAGCCCGACGACGCGCCCGAGCGGCTCGCCCATCTGGCCGAGATCGACTCGTGTTATTCGGTGGCGGGGGAGGACTTCTACCTTCTTCTGGTACGGGTGCAGAGCCCCGCCGATCTGGAACGCCTGTTGCAGGACATCCGGACGGCGGCGAACGTGACGACCCGGACGACAGTGGTGCTGTCCACGCCGTACGAGCACCGCCCACCCCGGATCGCCACCCCCGCCGAGTAA